In Zingiber officinale cultivar Zhangliang chromosome 6A, Zo_v1.1, whole genome shotgun sequence, a single genomic region encodes these proteins:
- the LOC121995789 gene encoding uncharacterized protein LOC121995789, which yields MVISQIFGFFLARSIPFFQVAASFLLVVRVSNLFFPCRSKNARRREKRDPMEDNAMANGAKKKRTNRSARLKRSKFDARREQLLSQTRCEDDCKISGEDQPPLSRTDASDNRISVMGEDEAPHRRRHTITYSSSPSVTDAEEEHNHVDDGVLDDWEAVADAISEANDLADHEPDSLFPLALHSVAASPIASQSITKPEPIRSAPRAWKPDDASRPRSLPSISKQWSLHAKTDRQCSLVGQQKGILSLPCRCPICYENLDPTDSSFFPCSCGFRLCLFCHKRILEDDARCPGCRRPYNSLSNGPETINFMRTPPASPWLSRSFSMISRSCSREH from the exons atggtgatttctcaaatctttggatttttcctcgCTCGCTCGATCCCGTTTTTCCAGGTCGCCGCCTCCTTTCTCCTCGTCGTTAGGGTTTCAAATCTCTTCTTCCCTTGTCGCAGCAAGAACGCGAGACGCAGAGAGAAGCGTGATCCCATGGAGGACAACGCGATGGCAAACGGCGCGAAGAAGAAGCGG ACGAATCGCTCTGCCAGGTTGAAGCGTTCCAAGTTCGATGCGCGTCGCGAGCAATTACTTTCtcaaa CTAGGTGCGAGGATGATTGCAAGATTTCTGGTGAGGATCAACCCCCGCTGTCACGGACAGACGCTAGTGACAACAGGATTAGTGTGATGGGGGAGGATGAGGCCCCTCATCGAAGAAGGCACACTATTACTTATTCCAGTTCGCCTAGTGTTACTGATGCTGAAGAGGAGCACAATCATGTTGACGATGGAGTGCTTGATGATTGGGAGGCAGTGGCAGACGCCATATCCGAAGCCAATGACTTGGCTGACCATGAACCTGATTCTCTCTTCCCTCTGGCCCTTCATTCAGTTGCTGCATCTCCAATTGCTAGCCAATCCATCACAAAGCCGGAGCCAATTCGGAGTGCTCCCAGAGCTTGGAAACCAGATGATGCATCCAGGCCACGTAGCCTTCCGAGTATCTCCAAGCAGTGGAGCCTCCATGCTAAAACAGATCGGCAGTGCAGTTTGGTCGGCCAGCAGAAGGGCATCCTTTCTTTGCCTTGCCGGTGCCCTATCTGTTATGAGAATTTGGACCCAACAGACTCCAGCTTCTTCCCCTGTTCATGTGGCTTTAGACTCTGCCTCTTCTGCCATAAGAGGATTCTTGAGGACGATGCTCGTTGCCCTGGTTGCCGGAGACCATATAATTCTTTGTCCAATGGACCAGAGACCATCAATTTTATGAGGACACCACCCGCATCTCCCTGGCTATCCCGTTCTTTTAGCATGATATCGAGATCTTGTAGCAGGGAGCATTAG